The following are from one region of the Polyangiaceae bacterium genome:
- a CDS encoding FAD binding domain-containing protein, with the protein MHTIHFTLNGQQVVARDVDPNTTLLNWLRDQGRTGTKEGCAEGECGACAVALLEKDGGGSRYVPVNSCLLLLGAVAGREVITVEGVRAPGTAASLDREPHEVQKAMIEKAGSQCGYCTPGFVVSLFAEYYRKDRSATGFDKESVGGNLCRCTGYRPIVDAGRSLPVLQPGSGDEFAQRLESPPPPVEKLELAHESDDLARFLFRPTELSEALDYLAEHPDAYLVSGGTDIVVELNQRHRRLDRMLLLEGIEELQRIERSEAYLEIGAGVSLGRIEAELSEEVPLLGELLPLFSSRLIRARATLGGNLGTASPIGDSPPALLALDAELCLAGKAGTRWVPLCDFFTGYRKTLREEAELITSVRIPLPQPDVARFYKVSKRELDDISTVAAGFALRTKLGVIESARLAYGGVAATPIRATAAEQALIGQRWGRPALSLALPALETAFTPMSDQRGSAGYRQAMVGKLLEKFWFDSAPDSPAQSSSRKVG; encoded by the coding sequence ATGCACACGATCCATTTCACGTTGAACGGGCAGCAAGTCGTCGCACGCGACGTCGATCCCAACACCACGTTGCTCAACTGGCTGCGCGATCAGGGGCGCACCGGAACGAAGGAGGGCTGTGCAGAGGGCGAGTGCGGCGCTTGCGCCGTCGCCTTGCTCGAGAAGGACGGCGGGGGTTCACGCTACGTGCCGGTCAACAGCTGCTTGTTGCTGCTCGGTGCCGTCGCCGGTCGTGAGGTGATCACAGTGGAGGGGGTGAGGGCACCAGGCACTGCGGCGTCTCTGGATCGCGAGCCCCACGAGGTCCAAAAGGCGATGATCGAGAAGGCGGGCTCCCAGTGCGGCTACTGCACGCCCGGCTTCGTCGTCAGCCTATTTGCCGAGTATTACCGCAAGGATCGCTCGGCTACAGGTTTTGACAAGGAGAGCGTCGGCGGAAACCTCTGCCGTTGCACAGGCTACCGCCCGATCGTCGACGCAGGACGCAGCCTACCCGTGCTGCAGCCAGGGAGCGGGGACGAATTCGCGCAGCGCCTCGAGTCGCCGCCACCACCGGTAGAAAAGCTCGAGCTGGCACACGAGAGCGACGACCTCGCACGCTTCTTGTTCCGCCCAACCGAGCTCAGCGAGGCGCTCGATTACCTCGCGGAACACCCCGATGCCTACCTCGTGTCAGGCGGCACAGATATCGTCGTGGAACTGAACCAGCGCCACCGCCGGCTCGACCGCATGTTGCTCCTGGAAGGCATCGAAGAGCTGCAACGGATCGAGCGCAGTGAGGCCTACCTGGAGATCGGTGCTGGCGTCAGCTTGGGACGCATCGAAGCGGAACTCTCGGAAGAGGTACCGCTGCTCGGCGAGTTGCTCCCGTTGTTCTCCTCCCGGTTGATTCGCGCGCGAGCGACGCTGGGCGGCAACCTGGGCACCGCGTCTCCCATCGGAGACTCACCACCGGCGCTGCTAGCGCTCGACGCAGAGCTCTGCTTGGCCGGCAAGGCGGGCACCCGTTGGGTACCCCTGTGCGATTTCTTCACCGGCTACCGCAAGACGCTGCGTGAAGAAGCCGAGTTGATCACATCCGTGCGGATCCCCCTTCCGCAGCCCGACGTCGCCCGCTTCTACAAGGTGTCCAAGCGCGAGCTGGATGACATCTCGACGGTGGCGGCGGGCTTCGCCCTGCGCACCAAGCTGGGTGTGATCGAGAGCGCCAGGCTCGCGTACGGTGGGGTTGCAGCGACACCGATCCGTGCAACCGCAGCAGAGCAGGCACTCATCGGCCAACGTTGGGGTCGACCCGCCTTGAGCCTGGCGTTGCCAGCGCTCGAAACAGCGTTCACTCCCATGAGCGACCAGCGCGGCAGCGCGGGTTATCGCCAGGCCATGGTGGGCAAGCT
- a CDS encoding XdhC family protein has product MQAVVELLERSDRAALATVTRTSGSTPQVLGARLLLRRDGSRVGTVGGGAIEEAVLDQLRECLQTRESRTREWDLIRDLGMCCGGRMEVFMEAIEGTPRLILLGAGHVAQATASLAARVGFAPVVVDAREEFNDEARFPHCTRILKEPKEAVAELRPTAGDWLLIVTHDHRLDEEALACFGAQPHAYLGMIGSRRKIARILQRLQAKERLPDLSRVYTPVGLDIGAVTPDEIAVSVVAELIALRAVTTGGGAKRGEIGAHLRLDRPQIEHLLALTAADPRGE; this is encoded by the coding sequence ATGCAGGCAGTGGTCGAGTTGCTCGAACGGAGCGACCGAGCGGCGCTTGCCACGGTGACGCGCACCAGCGGCTCGACACCTCAGGTGCTCGGCGCGCGTCTGCTGCTGCGTCGCGACGGTTCGAGGGTGGGCACGGTGGGCGGGGGAGCCATTGAAGAGGCAGTGCTCGACCAGCTGCGTGAGTGCCTGCAAACGCGCGAGTCTCGCACGCGAGAGTGGGATCTGATCCGCGACCTGGGCATGTGCTGCGGAGGTCGAATGGAGGTGTTCATGGAAGCCATCGAGGGTACGCCGCGCCTGATCTTACTCGGCGCGGGTCACGTCGCGCAGGCAACGGCTAGCTTGGCGGCGCGCGTCGGCTTCGCCCCCGTCGTGGTGGACGCACGGGAGGAGTTCAACGACGAAGCTCGCTTCCCCCACTGCACGCGTATCCTCAAGGAACCAAAAGAAGCGGTCGCCGAACTTCGACCGACCGCCGGCGATTGGCTCTTGATCGTCACCCACGATCACCGTCTGGACGAAGAAGCGTTGGCGTGTTTCGGAGCACAACCCCACGCCTACCTGGGGATGATCGGGAGCCGCCGCAAGATTGCGCGCATCCTTCAGCGACTGCAGGCCAAGGAGCGACTCCCGGACCTGTCACGGGTCTACACGCCGGTGGGGCTCGACATTGGGGCCGTTACTCCGGACGAAATCGCCGTGAGCGTGGTGGCGGAACTCATCGCTTTGCGCGCGGTGACAACCGGGGGCGGCGCAAAACGCGGTGAAATTGGCGCTCATTTGCGCCTCGATCGGCCGCAAATCGAGCACTTGCTGGCGCTCACAGCGGCCGACCCGCGCGGCGAATAG
- a CDS encoding response regulator produces the protein MLRVLLLEDEPVMRRAISRELSRRGYSVTEAPSATAALGCTGPYDCGVFDIVLPDGDGIEVAETLLQSGAVTCAVFYSGTSDERIWLRASDGGVFVHKDAGVQRLADELDGLVSPQSVKTSSSG, from the coding sequence ATGTTGCGGGTCCTGCTGCTCGAAGACGAACCGGTGATGCGCCGGGCGATCAGTCGCGAGCTGAGCAGGCGGGGCTACAGCGTCACGGAGGCGCCGTCGGCGACCGCGGCGCTGGGCTGCACCGGCCCTTACGACTGTGGCGTCTTTGACATCGTGCTGCCTGACGGGGACGGAATCGAGGTCGCGGAAACGCTGCTTCAGTCCGGTGCCGTAACGTGTGCGGTTTTCTACAGCGGCACCTCGGACGAACGGATCTGGCTGCGCGCGTCAGACGGCGGCGTCTTCGTTCACAAGGACGCGGGGGTTCAGCGGCTCGCTGACGAGCTGGATGGCCTCGTCTCTCCGCAGAGCGTCAAGACCTCCAGTTCTGGCTGA